The window AGTACTCCCATTATCCATTTGATTTTTAAGAATAACTTTAGCTACATCGATTTTTCCTTCTTCTTTCCCTTGCTCATATCCAACTTTTCCAGCGGCTTGTTCACGTTCTAACATTCTTGTTTCGTAAAGCATAATCTTTTCCCTCGTTTCTGGATCTTCATTGATTTCTTTAATTCTTCTTTGCGTATAATCAAAATAAATAATTATAAAAAATGCTCAGGATATAAATTTCCTAAGCATTTTTTACTATTTATACATAGCAACAATTTTTTCTAATTTTTCATTAGGAATTATCTTTAAGTTTCTTATATATTCAGTAGCTTGCTCTAAAGTACTCCCATTATCCATTTGATTTTCAAGAATAACCTTAGCTACATCAATTTTCCCTTGCTCATATCCAGCTTTTCCAGCGGCTTGTTCACGTTCTAACATTCTTGTTTCGTAAAGCATAATCTTTTCCCTCGTTTCTGGATCTTCATTGATTTCTTTGATTCTTCTTTGCGCGTAATCAAAATGTTTATTTAATTTAACTGGTTCATTTATTCATCAGTTTAGCTAATGCTTTTAAATCTTCGCTTTGTCCTTCAGCTGAAACTTGTGAATTAATGATAATCTTTGTCACGTCATCCTGCAATTGTTTCGACTTATCTTGATCAGAGTAAGTTATGGTACGACTCATAAAATTTATCGTCTTTCTTAGGTTTGAAATTGCAGAGAAAAATAATATAGGCGTCTTTCAAATTTCGATAGGTTTTTCCTTTATTTAAAGTATAACGTAAATCAAGTCTGGAAAGGTAGTAACGCATTCGTCTACCAATCTCGTCCTGATCCGTTGTTTGCATTTCGATATTAAACACGCGTCCTTCATGGTCTGTGACTAATACATCAAGTCTAACTTCTTTAGCTTCGTTCTTGCGCTTAAGATTATTAATCTCGACCTGCTTGTCTAACCAATCGATTTTTTTAATTTTCAAATCTGGAATGATGATTTCTAGCAAATACTTGCAGAATTCTTTATTTTCCATCACCATTCCAAAGACCTTATCTTCTGTGAACCCAAACCAGGGCTCGATTTTCTTTACCATATGAGTAGTCCTCTCTAGAGATATTTGAGGAGTGATCCCATATATTTATTACGCAAATTAAATTATTTTTTATAAATTAATTTTGAGGAATTAACAAAAAACCATACTCCGATTGAATATCGAAATATGGTTCTTATCACAGAATATGCTTTTTCACGATAATTAATAAAGTTAATTGTTAATCTTCTTCAGCCTTAAAACCATTAGCAAGGTTGGGCTTTCTTCTACCAATTAGCCAAACAATTAGTAAACTAAGTACACCTTCAACAGCAATGTAGATTCCTCGTGCAGCTAGATGTTTTAATCCACCAAGGTAGAGACCTAATACAATAGAAACGATAATGATTGAAATCATTGAAATCCATTGCACTTTATCAAAGGCAATCCCGTATTCAACTTCACGTTTTCTTATTCCAGGTAAGATTGTACCTAAACCAATCAAAACGATTACTGCAACAATGTTGATAATTAATTCATACCACCAAATGTTGCTACCCTCAGGTACATCTTGTGGTGTAATTCCCATAATTGTTGCTATCGCAGTAACAAGAAGGAGAATTAGTCCGACAGCATAGGCAATTTTGTCGTTTTTAATAAAGACATATTTTGAAGGGAATTTTTTGGAATCTTTTCTAACTCGCATAAATGAGTAGAAGATCCAACAGGTAACACCTGGTGAAACGATTGCGTTTAAGTTAAGCAACCAGTTAAAAATATCGTTCATGTCAGGCAAAAAGATACCTAAGATCATAATGAATGATGATAAAGCTACAGTTAATATATATCCATTAATTGGTAAACCATTCTTATCCTTTTTACGAAGGAATTTAGGCATGTAGCGATCCCCAGTATCAGAGATAAGCATTCTAGTCATGGCATCGAGTAAAACTGCTAGCAAAGCACAGTTGAAGAAGAAGGATGTCCAAGCCCAGAAGTAAAGAAGGAAGTCTCCCCAACCATATTGGTGGCCAATCATCTTAAAGGCATAGTAAGCACCATTCATCTTTAAGTCATTAGGCATATGGTTGGCATTAAAGTAGATTCCAAGTGCAAATGAGCCCAAAATTGTTAAAAATGCAGTCATTGCTGCTAGAGCAATCATTGCTTTCGGGAAGTCGTACTGTGGTCTTTTCATCTTAGTTACATATGGCGCAACTAACTCAGCACCATTCATAGCATAAATTAACATGGCAATCGTTGAGAAATAGTGCCAGTCAAACTTAGGGAAAATGTCTCTCCAAGTGAAATTGGTTGTTGCCATATGACCACCTGATTTTACTAAGCCGACAAAGGCAAGAACAACAAAAAGAATGGTCATAATTACCATTAAGCCGCCACCAATTGTTGATAAAAATTCCATTGAATTTGAAAAATGGTGTTCAACAATAATGAAGACAATAAAAGTTACAAAGGTTAGTAGGGCAAATAAAGAGTTGGGGATTTGATCTTGAAATTTTTCTGATCCAGTAAGAGCCCAACCTAAGTCAACGATAACTTCATTAGCTGAATCAACAGCATAAGGAATTGAAGCTGCCCAATAAGTCCAAGCAGTGAAATATCCAAGAAATTCACCATCAGTTCCACGTACCCATGAAGAAAGCCCTCCGCCTTCTGTACTAAAGGCAGAACCTAATTGTCCAACCATTAAAGAGTAAGGAATGACATAGAATAAAACCATTACAATCCAGGAAAATATAACTGCCATTCCTTGGTTTTGAAAATTGAACATGATATCGTCTAAGCCGATAACAGTACAGAGCGCCATCAAAAATAAAGTCTGCCAAGAAATAAATTTCTTATTAGGGTTTAAATCATTTAATTCATCCACGTTTAAATTTTCTCTCTTTTCTAGTAATAAGTAATTATGCGGTATTACTAAAAATAACCCGGTGACTTATTTTTAAATTTGATATTCATAAATCTAAAATCGATCCTTATATTTTTTTACTTTATCTAGTATAGATTAAAATTGTCGTTAAAAATAGCACCTCTCAAGTTTATGAGGGATGCTACTTTAAATTATTTTGCCAGATTTTTAACAACATTAAAATTGAACAAAATCAAATTTAAGACCACAATACCTGCTGTGACAATAAATACCATGCTATAACTTGAAATACCAGCAATAAATGAACCAAGCAGAGGACCCAGAATGTTGCCAATATACATTGCACTTTGATTCCATGAAAAAATTCTTCCTGTAACGGCCGTTGGGGAGTTTTTAGTTAGTAAAGTTTGTACTTGTGGGAAAAGACAAGCATCAGTGAATCCTACTAAAAATCTTAAAATACCGAGCTGAATAGTGTTATGAACAAAAGCTGTTAAAAAGAAAAGAATCGTTGCTCCGATAAAACCACCAATAATAATCTTATGAGTACCAATTTTATCGCCTAAAGCTCCAAATCTAGAAGCTGCTAAGAAAGTAGCAATGCCAGGGAGAGCTGCGATAACTCCAGAAACAAAAACAACATTACCATTTCCATTCATTAATTGCTTAACGTATAGAGAAACAATCGGATTAATTGAATTATTGGCTGCTTGAATAATTAAGGTTGTTAATAGTAGACCCAAGATCAGAGCCGGAGAGCGAAGAGTTGCAATAACGCCACTAGCCTTATCAAGTTTCTTTTCGGTTATTGGCTTAAAGCCATCTTCATGAACAAAGAATAGAGAAAGAAGGAAGGAGATTAATAATAAACCACCAGTGATAAAGAAAGTAATACGGTAACTAAATGCAGAAGCTAAAGCTCCGCCTAAGAATGGTCCAAGTAAATTTCCCGCAGTAAAAGATGAGGCCATGGTTCCTAAGGCTTGACCGGATTTTTCTTTTGGAGTTTCTGTAGCAATTAGAGCATTTGAATTTGAAACAAAACCAGCAAAAACTCCTTGTAGCATTCTTAGGAAGAATAGTTGCCAGACGTTGGTAACTAATCCCATACTTCCAAGAACAATTGCCATTCCTAGAGAAGCTCGCAGAATCATTAGTTTTCGCCCTTTTTTGTCGGCTAATTTTCCCCACCAGGGTGAAATAAGTGCTGAGACAAAATATACCCCTGAAAAAATGAATCCAGACCAAAAGTTGAGTTGTTGATGAGTAAAATGTCCGAGAGTATCAATATAAAGTGGTAAAAAAGGCATAATTTCTGAAAATGCAATTCCCGCAATAAAAACTGCAATTGAAAGGACATAAAGATTCTTTTTCCAAATTGGTTTATCTTTTTTTGTTGTCATTTTATTTTTATTAGATTCCTCCGTTTTTTTAAAATTATATAGTTTTATTTTTTATGTTTTGAACTTGCTTTTCTAAGTTTGCAGAAATTGCTTCTAGCTCTAATAGAGTAT of the Lactobacillus isalae genome contains:
- a CDS encoding Rpn family recombination-promoting nuclease/putative transposase; the encoded protein is MVKKIEPWFGFTEDKVFGMVMENKEFCKYLLEIIIPDLKIKKIDWLDKQVEINNLKRKNEAKEVRLDVLVTDHEGRVFNIEMQTTDQDEIGRRMRYYLSRLDLRYTLNKGKTYRNLKDAYIIFLCNFKPKKDDKFYESYHNLL
- a CDS encoding APC family permease, which codes for MDELNDLNPNKKFISWQTLFLMALCTVIGLDDIMFNFQNQGMAVIFSWIVMVLFYVIPYSLMVGQLGSAFSTEGGGLSSWVRGTDGEFLGYFTAWTYWAASIPYAVDSANEVIVDLGWALTGSEKFQDQIPNSLFALLTFVTFIVFIIVEHHFSNSMEFLSTIGGGLMVIMTILFVVLAFVGLVKSGGHMATTNFTWRDIFPKFDWHYFSTIAMLIYAMNGAELVAPYVTKMKRPQYDFPKAMIALAAMTAFLTILGSFALGIYFNANHMPNDLKMNGAYYAFKMIGHQYGWGDFLLYFWAWTSFFFNCALLAVLLDAMTRMLISDTGDRYMPKFLRKKDKNGLPINGYILTVALSSFIMILGIFLPDMNDIFNWLLNLNAIVSPGVTCWIFYSFMRVRKDSKKFPSKYVFIKNDKIAYAVGLILLLVTAIATIMGITPQDVPEGSNIWWYELIINIVAVIVLIGLGTILPGIRKREVEYGIAFDKVQWISMISIIIVSIVLGLYLGGLKHLAARGIYIAVEGVLSLLIVWLIGRRKPNLANGFKAEED
- a CDS encoding MFS transporter translates to MTTKKDKPIWKKNLYVLSIAVFIAGIAFSEIMPFLPLYIDTLGHFTHQQLNFWSGFIFSGVYFVSALISPWWGKLADKKGRKLMILRASLGMAIVLGSMGLVTNVWQLFFLRMLQGVFAGFVSNSNALIATETPKEKSGQALGTMASSFTAGNLLGPFLGGALASAFSYRITFFITGGLLLISFLLSLFFVHEDGFKPITEKKLDKASGVIATLRSPALILGLLLTTLIIQAANNSINPIVSLYVKQLMNGNGNVVFVSGVIAALPGIATFLAASRFGALGDKIGTHKIIIGGFIGATILFFLTAFVHNTIQLGILRFLVGFTDACLFPQVQTLLTKNSPTAVTGRIFSWNQSAMYIGNILGPLLGSFIAGISSYSMVFIVTAGIVVLNLILFNFNVVKNLAK